In Ovis aries strain OAR_USU_Benz2616 breed Rambouillet chromosome 13, ARS-UI_Ramb_v3.0, whole genome shotgun sequence, the genomic window ccaggaacaggggagcctggtgggctgccatctatggggtcgcacagagtcggacacgactgaagtgacttagcatcagtgAAGACAAGTAATTTTGGGCCTTTCTTTGTTGAGaggttttttattattaattgaaTCTGATTGCTAGTTACAGGTCTACTCTAATTTGTTATTTCTTCATAATTCAGCTTCAGTATTGTGTCCTTATGAGAATTTGTCCAATTTATCTATGTTATCCAACTTTTTTAGTGTTTAATCATTCATAGAACTGTTTTaaaatcccttttatttctttgacattattagtatgttttttatttctgattttaattatttgggTTGCCACGCTCTGATTTTTTCCCTTAGGCAATCTAGCTAAATTTGCTTAATTCTGTTGATCTTTTTGAAGAACCCCTCCTGGCTTTGCTGATTTTCTCTGCTGTACTATTcacattttacttttctcttcaATAATCTCAgctatttcctttcatttgaaaCTTTCGGTTTGGGGTTTATTTACTCTTCCTTCTCTAGTTTCTTGCAGTGTAAAGTTCTTCAGTGTCTGCATTTTCAGCCATCCCATTAGGGCTGCTTTCTGTTCATCTCATATATATTCGTAGTATGtgtttatgttttcatttgtctccaggtgttttttaatttccctgGTGATTTCTTCCTTGACATGTTGATTTTTGAAGAGCATGTTGTTTGATTTCTATGTACCTATgactattttatttcctcttttgtgaTTGATCTAGTTTAATTTTACAAACAGTTTGAAGAGCATTTCTTTCAATTTCAATAAGTTGCCTTGTCATTGTTCGTGTGTGATAATGACACATATGTAGATTTTTTGCTATGGCAACTGGTTTATGTAACTGTAGACACAAAATAGCCCCCTGACATAGGAGGAACATCAAAATTGCTGAGTGCTAGGATGTGaagctcaccttctcccacaaatacatcaaaaaacaTGTCTACATGTGGAATGATTCTCACAGAATATCtgctgaatgctggcagaggatcTCAGACATCTGAAAGGGCAATAAAATCTCTTTGTATCTGAgtgaaacaaaagagaagaaaaaagaaagaaaggaatcagGATGGAACCTGTACACTTGAGAGGGAGCTATGAAAGAAGAAAGTTTCCTGTAACCTGGGAAGTACCCCCAATGGCAAGGAGATCAGCTGGGATATGGGGAACCTCAGAGCCTTGAAGGAGAGTGTAGCAACCAGTTTGCAGCAGCTAAAACATAGAGAGATACGCACAGATGGTCAGCGCAGCTGCCCTACACTTCCAGCCCGTTTGTCTGCTGGTAAGCACAGGGGCAGGGTTTGAAGCTCACCCCCACTTTGGAGCATTTGTTTCACCGCTGTCATCCTGGACTCCAGGTGGAGTCATGAGCTGCTTCTACTCCCATTGAGTGTTTGGGGGGCACGTGTGAGCCACCACTGCCACCAAGAACTCCAAACTGGGTATCAGACACCACATGGGCACACCCCCATAAGGGAACAATGGCCAGCTCATGCTAAGAGGTGACAGGTATATGTACTAAAAACAGCCCTTGCACCAGAAATATTAAACCCACACAATCTACATGTGGATGCTCCCATGTATAAACAGCCCTCCAAGACCACAGGAGATAATTGTTTCTCCTAAACTTCCAGAATAAGAGAAATAGaagtaaaatgaagaagcagaggaaccatGCCCAGTTAAAAGACCAAGAAAATTCacctgagaaagaaaatgaaatagaccTCTTTAGTCTAATAGACAATAATTTCAAAAAGGAGATAAAATGCTGAAGAAAATACAAGAGaacccaaatttaaaaaataagaaatgaaaaaggaaacataagtacaagaaaaaataaagaaatctatgAAGACTTAAATTTGAACAAATTCAACaacctaaaagaaatggaaaaaaaaaatggaagtttcTAGAAAAATGCAGTCCACAAGCTGCATGTTGTGGCCAAAGAGATAGAGAGACAGGTGTACCTATGTATGAAAccgaaacagattcacagacatagggaACGGAGTTTGAGTTGTCAAGGTAGATGGGGTAGGGGTTAGGTAAGCTATTATATAAGGAAAGGATAAAAAACAAgatcctgctgtacagcacagagaagtgTATTCAGTATCAGGTgataaaaataatgaagagaatatattaaaaatgtatatgtataactgagtcactttctaTACTGCAAAATTAACATAGCATTACAAATCTATAGTTAAATTAAAGCAAGTTATAAATCAAGTAAACAAAACATAGACCACCAAAGAGATCTATGTCCTAATACTCACCAGTGAATGTTTCACTGTACATGGcaaaaaaattttgtaaaagtGATTAAGAATCTTGCTATGGGAAGAATATTCTTGATTATCAATGTAAGCCTAATACAATCTTATAAGAAGGAGGCAGGAAAGCGAAAGTTGGAGGACAAgtgacaagggaagcccagttggaGTCATAAGGAGATAGAAACCTTGAGAAAAAGAATGTAGATAGTCTCAAGAATTTGGAGAGGCAATGAtcagagcctctagatgaaatgTAGCCCAACTGGCTCCTTGATTTTAGTCCAGGAATTCTGTTTTTGGCCCCTTCATATCCAGAATCATAAGAtaataaaactgtcatttttaGTCACTAAATTTTCTATACCTCTATACATCTGCCTTAGGTAACTAATATAATATGACTGTGTCATCAGAAAAAATCCCAGGGAGTTGAAACAAAGTTTTACTATCTTCATAAACTAAGTGTTCATTGTAAGTTGGGAGCTCTGAACATCACTGTCACTCAAGTATCCAGGTTGTTGGAATTCTATCATGAGTATGTGGAtctctggggaggagagaggctggcccataAAGGTACTTGCAGTTTAATGAATAACATACAAAATACACGCATCACTTCTCCTCACAACTCGGTGATCTAAGAGGTCTCGTGGTCCCACCTAATGCAAAGGACAGAATGCAGCACTCCCTGAGGACACacagtgaacacccaggaataCTGGGTCAATCATGACACTTCCAGAGAGGGCTCACGTTCTGAGTCCCCGTCTCTGCCACGTCACTGACGTCTGTGCCTCGGTTCCTCTCCTGTATTAGCGTCTTACATCACAGGCTCGTTGTGCAAGCTTCATGCAATGTACTTGCAGTGTGCTGAGTGTAAGGCCCATTCATGGTGCAGTCAGACAATGAAAGCTGTTGTTGATTGTTGATAAACATTTGAGAAAACCTACAGGATCACATGAGGATGAATACATAACTGCTTTGTGTTTTCCTCCAGGAGCGGCAGGTGAGGGGGAGCTGCAGGTGATTCAGCCTGAGAGGTCAGTGTCTGGTGCAGCAGGAGAGACGGCCACTCTGCACTGCACTGTGACCTCCCTGAGCCCCGTGGGGCCCATCAAGTGGTTCAGGGGAACTGGGCCAGGTCGGGAGTTACTCTACAGTCAAAAAGGAAATGTCTCCCCCCGAGTAACAAGTGTTGTAGATACCGCAAAGAGAAACAACATGGACTTTTCCATCTGCATCAGGAATGTCACCCCAGCAGACACTGGTGTCTACTACTGTGTGAAATTCCGGAAAGGAGAACAGGGCGACGTGGAGCTTAAGTCTGGACCAGGCACTCATCTCACTGTGAGCGGTGAGTATGGCCTGGGTGTCCTCATCCCCTGGTCTCTGACAAGTCAACAAGAATGCCCTTCACTCTTCAAGCAAAAAAAGGAATCCAGTACAACAGTGATCTGGACATGATCTGATTTTACTCCCTTCTACAAATCAGAGTATTTGAGGCCATGACGGTTGTGCTGTTTGCTCAGGGCCCCACAGCTGGTAAATGTGGGAAAAGTCTGGATCCCCGTCTACCTGGTTCCACAGTCCTTGTCTTTTCCATCTCATTCAGTCCTTTGATTCCAGGGATAAGGGAAATGAAAGTGAGCGACTTGCTCCTTGACAGGCCAGGCCTCACTTCTTACCTCTGGAGAGTGCACCGGCAGTGTGGCTGAGTCTTCTCTTTATTCAGcacttattgagcacctcctGTGCACCAGGCCCTGCCCTGGATGCTGTGGAAGCAGCAGTGAACAAAGCAGGCAAGGGCTCCTCTCCCATGAAGCTTATGTCCTCTTCCTCCCAAAGGGAAGAAAGCCatccagggcagggaggggagatgtgtttctttattttctattcagACTATCGCACTGAAAAGAGATTCTAAGAGACACAGTCTCAGCGTTATTCTGATGGCCCTGATTGGAGACTATGTTGAGAGGTTGGGTGTTTCCAGAGGATCTGTGGAAAAAATTCTTCGGTCATTCATGCATTGACACATAATCACTGAAGTCTCCCAGCATCTCGGAATGTCCCTCCTCGGGGAACCAGTTCTCCATGTGGGTGATTCAGGAGCTGGAGCAGCCCCTATTGAGGCAGAAAAGGTgtttatttagatattttctgACAAAGACCCTGAATTCCGGACTCTCAGAACAGGATGGGTCTCTAGATACCATCCTCCCAAACCCCCATGTACAGATGGTGGCTGAGGCCAGGAGATGACAGCGGTCCAGACCACAGTCACACAGACAATGAGAGGATCCATTAAGAACCCAAACTGACTCCAGGCCAGTCTCTTTCCTGCACAGGCACTGGAACTCCTTTCATGAAAGAGACTTGCACACACAAGTTGCAGAATAAAAGTTCCTCGAGTTACCCATGAAACAGGCTCTTTTCATTGCTTTCCCCAAGGTTCAGAAGGCCCCTCACATTCAGACCCTGAGCCTGAGGTGACTGGAAAACTCTCCCTACTTTCACCCGCATGATCCCCAAACCCTCATTCCATATCAGCACCTAGAGCTGCCCTGTTTTTCAACAGCTACTTAACACTCAGCATATGGCAACACCACCATTCATCTTATAGTCTCTTGCTGATGGACATTAAGTTGTTCCTAACCTTGGGCTATTGAGACAGTGCTGAAGGGATAACCTTTCCACGCGTCACTCTCCTCAGAGGAGAAATATCCACTGGAAATGGCACTGCTAGTTCAGACAGTATGCGGATTTTAATTTGTGTGACAGTATTGCTAAATTTCCCTTCTAGTCATGGTAGCAAATAAATCTCCCCAAACCTCCAGACATCAGCAGGGCAGGTGGCTCTATCATGATTTTGCAGATATTACTAAACTTCCCAGTTGGTGGGTCCCCTGCTCAGTCTCaatacagctagtaagtggctcCCCCGCCTCTCAGATCTGCTGGCTCCCAGGGCTGCTCATCCTCTTCCGCAGGCTTCCCGCCCAGATGATTCCCTGGATGAGAaaggagggatgggaggggaggagcAGCCTGTCAGATGGTGAATCCTCCTTAGGCATTTCCTCATTATAAACAGTGTTCAGAAGGAAAGGttgtctgttttccattttacagatgaggacccAAAGGTTCAGAGAGGGGACTTGCTTTGTGAATAGCTAGAGGAGCCAAGATTGAACCCTAAACACTCACAGTATCATAGCACTGCTTTCTGTACACCCCACTGTGCTTGTCAAAGTATGGAGAAAGCTCCAACTCCAACCTCTTAAAATCTTGCTTTGTCCTCTCCTTtagaaataaacactttaaaaagtcCTGTAAGAGAGGCAAGTCCAGTTTTACAACCCAGATGACACGGATCATTCAGTGTTGTGTGATGTGCTGAAATGTTCTTCAGTGACAGGGATCAACACTCTTAAAAGCATCAGGAGATTTTCTCCCCATTGTTGTGATGTTGCCCCTTCACTAGGCCTCCTGTGGAGCAGGTCTGGGAAGGGTGGTGTGGACAGAGTCCAGAGGGGCCACTGCGACCCCAGCAGCACCGGGCATGCCCATTCCTGGTTCTGCAGACTGAGGATGAGGAGAGGGAGGTGTTTCGGAGAGGGAGGTGTTTCCTTGAGGGAGTGGGGCCCCATGTGAGCAAGAGTTCCTAGTCTAGACTCAGGTGTCAGGAGTCCatgtcttcccttgtggcttcagGGTCCCCAGCCTGGGCCCTCAGAGGCCTCCTCCCTGTAGTCTTTCGAAGTCATTCCTGTTAATGAACTTGAAGCATGATTCCAGTTCACTttcatggaaagtgaaagtgaaagtcgctcagttgtgtccaactgttgcgaccccatggactacacagtccatagaattctccaggccagaatgctggagtgggtagcctttcccttctccaggtgatcttttcaacccagggatggaacccaggtggattctttaaccagcGAGCCACAGGTGAAGCACGGAAGTGACAGGAAATGCTGGGACACGGTGGGGAGTGAGAGGAGACAGTCTCTCCATTTCTCTCAGTGTCAGTTTTCTCTCGTAGAATAGTGATCCTCATGGTCTCCTTTCAAGAGAATTGGAAGTATTTGAGGCGCTCTGTCTAAATCACCAGCACAGAGTAGGTTCTCCTAATTGACGTGTGTTTTCAAAGCTGAGACCCAGGTCCCTGCGCTTGTCCCCATTCCTCACCTGTAGAAAGAGGATAATCACACAACCTTTGCAGGGTGTCCTGAGGGCACAGTGACCTGGTGACCGCACCACCCCTCAGAGGGCGATGGTGCTGTCCATCCCAGGAGGGCAGTGGAATCCTGGGAAagtctcagtttccctatctgtgaAATAGTTGTAATTACATTACCTTTCAAGAATCTGTGATGACTGGAGAGGGTCTAGAAAGACCTGGGCTCGGGGCACTATGGTTGAGAGCCTGGGCCATACCCCTGCCTGGGCCcccatcccagctctgccccgTCCCAGCTCTGGGACCTCTGATGAGTCCTTCACCACACTGCGTCAGTGTCCTTGTCCCTCAGTGACAGCCCCATCCTAACAGAGTAGCTGCAGGGATTGGATGATGGACGCATGTCAAATGATTAGAGCAGAGCCTGGCATGTCTTCCACCAACATGAGCTCTGACGTGCTAAAACCAGAGGATGTTCTATGGACCACTTTCCCTCTAAGACTAAGTACAACTAGGGTTGGTGTGGAACTAGGTGCCTTTCAACTTCAACCATTCGTGGCATcacctgggagatggtgaaaagTTCCCCAGACCCTGGCTCCACCCTAGAAATTCTGATTTGAGTGCACAGACATGGCCTGAGCAGCTGAGTGTCTTAATTCCTGCAGAGGATGCTGGTGCCTAGTCAGGGCACAGGAGCCCAGAGCTACGTGTTTTCTGGGGTCACAGAGGGAGACCTGTAGTATTTCCCTGATAGACATGGACCCTTCTGGTGCCTGGATTGAAAGAACAGCTGTCCCCGGGGTGGGTGCTTCAGAATAGGCTGTGATGTTGACAGATCTTAGGAGGCCCAAGAAAATCAGCCCAAGTGGAGTGGCAGGAACAAATCCCACCTCCAACAGAACTCTCCTGATCTCAGAGGGTATTCTTCCCCACTCAGACCACCCTGTGCAGACCTGAGCTTCATCCCTGGGGAAACCTTCCCAACTTTAAACACAGGAATCTAAACAGGTGCTGGAATCCCTGAAACTCTCTGCTCAGCCAGGAGCCCTCCTGCTTCAAACACCGGAGAGGATCTGATGAAATCTATCCTCCTTCCTTTCAACTTGCTTGCTGATTCTGTAATGAGCTGATCTGCAGGAAAAGCGCCTGTGGTCTCTTGTGTGTTTTGAAAGCCTATTTCCCAAACTTACCTCTTGAGGGGATTATGTTTTTTAAAGGGGTCAGACTCATAATTTGGTGTCCCTACTATTTCTTTTCATGTTGATTTTTGCAAGGCAGCTGTATGGAGCAAGACTTGAGACTCTCCTTGGTGCTTctattgtgattttgttttgctttcttttgcctAAAAATGTAGTTTCAGAACAGGAACTATCAGAGCATAGGATAATAATCACAGGTGTTACtaattaagcacctactgtatgccaggctgTATATCTTACATATATCCTCACTCATCTTACAGATGGTGCTTGTACCCACTTTGCCCAGAAACAGTGAGGCTCCAGGATAAAAAAACAGTGACACTAAAATCAGTATGTCCTCTGTACAGTGAGATGAGCTCTGACCTTACCTGCTGGGTGCCCTAGGCCAGCTGCATCCTTCCTGAGCCTCATCCCATGTATAGGGCCACTCTCAGGCCCCTCCTCAGGGCTGGTGGGAAGATTAGAGAGCTGAGGGTGGTCAAGAGTTCAGCCCATCTTTAAGCTCTGAACAACTCTGGACAAGTGGTATCTAATCACAGTACTTTAAGGGGCATCTATGATGCTGGTGTTTGTTGGATTTGACATATTAAGGTTACTCCTATGTCCTCAAATGTTTGAGTTTTAGGAAGCAAGTTAAATGTTTAGAAGTGAAAATGTTTGTTACATTTGCTGTCTGACAACTTATAAGGGGATGTTGCATAATAGTGAACAATTAGAGACACCCAACAGCACCAGTCAACAGAGAAACCACCCTCATATTTGATTTGCTGATTTATGTATCTACAGATTAAATAGCAGTTTAAAAAttaaccaggcttccctggttgctcagacagtaaagaatttgcctgcaatgcaggagaccgggcttcgatccctgggtcaggaaaatcccctgcaaaggaaatggctacctactccagtattcttgcctggagaactacatggacagaggagccgggcaggctacagtccatggggtcataaagaatcagagacaactgagcaactaacacacacacacatataagaaaTTAACCACCACTGGATTCTCAGCACTCAGTAATCTTTCTTTTCAATCCAGTACTAACCCAAGAGAAAAATCCAGACTCAGAAAAAACACCTTTTTGCACCATTCCTTTGAAATTCAGGGATTTATACATTGGTCCTATTGTAATATTCATGGAAAGAAAGACAACTGTGAAGGAAATTCATAAATTCCTGAGAGGACAGTTctgcatataaatatattctgGGTTAAACAGAGGTCtgtgttttttttagttttgtgaaaCACCTGAAAAAAAATGCTTCCAGTGCATTTAACCTTCACTGCAACCacgaatttaaaaataatatatttgcaaTTTCTTAACATTGTCACGAGTATTTGGTAATGATGATAATCACAATCATGTTCTTCGtttataaatgtttcttttgtAGCCAAGCCCTCTCCGCCCATGGTATCCGGCCCTACAGTGAGGGCTACACCTGAGCAGACAGTGAGCTTCACCTGCACATCCCACGGCTTCTTCCCCAGAAACATCTCCCTTAAATGGTTCAAAAATGGCAATGAGCGCTCAGCTTCCCAGACCAGTGTGGACCCAGAGGAAGACAATGTTTCCTACAGCATCACCAGCACAACCAAGGTGCTGCTGGCCCCAGGAGACGTTCACTCCCAGGTCATCTGTGAGGTGGCTCATGTCACCCTGCAGGGGGGCCCTCCTCTCCGTGGGACTGCCAACTTGTCCGAGACCATCCGAGGTAGATGTCTCTTATGTCAGCCCTAGCCCACACCTGCCCCCAAGGCCCCaacctgctcctcctccctgccTTTTGCTTCAGGCCTTGAATTGCCTGAAATCTACTTCCTGACAGTCCTGTCCAGTCTAGCCCTTCTAGAAAGGGCTCCTAGAAGAGTTGGTCACTCTATTTTAGTGAAAGTGCCAGATGTACAACtgccatgtgccaagcactgagataagcagttttctttattaatgaaagtgaaagtgaagtcactcagtcatgttctattctttgcaaccccatggactgtagcctaccaggcttctccgtccatggaattttcccggcaagagtactggagtgggttgccatttccttctccagggaatcttcctgacccagggatcgaacccgggtctcctgcattgcaaccagatgctttaccatctgagtatcTCCAATTACTGAGCACCTATGCTAAGCCCAGGACCCTATGTGCTtggtgatttcatttattttgctgcaGTCTTATATTCCAACTGCATGCCAGAGGCTGAGCTTGTTGATTTCACACATAATAACCCTAATAGGAGGTCCCTGTCCTTGAGCAGTGTACTTTCACTGTGTTCAGTGACTTCATTCATATGCAAACAGACCCTCAGTGTTTGAGCACCTACTGCATGCCTGGCTCTGTCCTGGGTGACGGCCTTGCTGTGCGGGGAGCTgttctccagcccctctcccatgGTGATCTGTGTTATAAGGTGCAAGCTTCTTCCTGTGCTGTTTCAGTTCCACCCACCCTGGAGCTTACTGCATACCCCACAGCGGAGAGCCAGGTGTTTGTCTCCTGCCAGGTGAACAAGTTCTACCCCCAGCCTCTACAGCTGACCTGGCTGGAGAACGGAAATGTGTCCCGAACAGAAGCGGCTTCAGTCCTCATAGAGAACAAGGACGGGACCTTTAACCAGACGAGCTGGCTCCTGGTGAACTCCTCTGCCCGCAGGGAAGCTGTGGTGCTCACCTGCCAGGTGAAGCATGACGGGCAGCCAGCGGTCTCCAAAAACCATACCCTGGAGGTCTCTGCTCCCCAGAAGGACCAGGGCACCCATGAACTTCCTGGTGAGGCTTCCATTACATCTCACAGGGcttttcaaattttatcttttttaattattaagaatAGTAATTCGAGTTTATTATAGAAGAGtataaaagtctataaataaaaagtagaattttGAAGTAAGCGCCTCTCCCCCAAATTTCATACTCCAACAGACACAATTTAAAACGGGTTGGTACATTGTTTATATGACTTTTGACGTAAATAtaattaaagaaggaaataagataCGGAAGGAAACCATCTCATTCATACTGTCCTGCTTCTTGCTTTCTTCAGCTATTAGTAATTATGCTCACCATTCCATGtctgcccacctccctcctccttgTTCTTTCTAACCCCTGCCTAGTCTGTCTCCAGCCTAGACTTTCCATCCACATCAGGCACATCATCCCAGTAGACGTCAGCATCTGC contains:
- the LOC101105937 gene encoding tyrosine-protein phosphatase non-receptor type substrate 1-like isoform X1, producing MDFSIHIRNITPADTGVYHCVKFRKREQGDVEFKSGPGTHLTVSGAAGEGELQVIQPERSVSGAAGETATLHCTVTSLSPVGPIKWFRGTGPGRELLYSQKGNVSPRVTSVVDTAKRNNMDFSICIRNVTPADTGVYYCVKFRKGEQGDVELKSGPGTHLTVSAKPSPPMVSGPTVRATPEQTVSFTCTSHGFFPRNISLKWFKNGNERSASQTSVDPEEDNVSYSITSTTKVLLAPGDVHSQVICEVAHVTLQGGPPLRGTANLSETIRVPPTLELTAYPTAESQVFVSCQVNKFYPQPLQLTWLENGNVSRTEAASVLIENKDGTFNQTSWLLVNSSARREAVVLTCQVKHDGQPAVSKNHTLEVSAPQKDQGTHELPGPELSSLWAVVFLVPKVLLLLGISVTFVHRKYRA
- the LOC101105937 gene encoding tyrosine-protein phosphatase non-receptor type substrate 1-like isoform X2 gives rise to the protein MPILASSLYTSPCLLLILLLGFIGAAGEGELQVIQPERSVSGAAGETATLHCTVTSLSPVGPIKWFRGTGPGRELLYSQKGNVSPRVTSVVDTAKRNNMDFSICIRNVTPADTGVYYCVKFRKGEQGDVELKSGPGTHLTVSAKPSPPMVSGPTVRATPEQTVSFTCTSHGFFPRNISLKWFKNGNERSASQTSVDPEEDNVSYSITSTTKVLLAPGDVHSQVICEVAHVTLQGGPPLRGTANLSETIRVPPTLELTAYPTAESQVFVSCQVNKFYPQPLQLTWLENGNVSRTEAASVLIENKDGTFNQTSWLLVNSSARREAVVLTCQVKHDGQPAVSKNHTLEVSAPQKDQGTHELPGPELSSLWAVVFLVPKVLLLLGISVTFVHRKYRA